In a genomic window of Nostoc sp. UHCC 0870:
- a CDS encoding argininosuccinate synthase translates to MGRAKKVVLAYSGGVDTSVCIPYLKKEWGVEEVITLAADLGQGDELEPVREKALKSGASESLVADVKDSFIKDYAFPAIQANALYENRYPLGTALARPLIAKILVEAAQKYGADAIAHGCTGKGNDQVRFDVSCAALNPNLKILAPAREWGMSREETIAYGEQFGIPAPVKKSSPYSIDKNLLGRSVEAGVLEDPRFEPPEEIYEMTKAIADTPNEPEYLEIGFTQGLPTTLNGVTKNPVEMIQELNQVVGNHGVGRIDMIENRLVGIKSREIYESPAMLVLIQAHRDLESLTLTADVSHYKRGIEETYSQMVYNGLWYSPLKGALDAFIQQTQEQVSGTVRLKLFKGNATIVGRWSDNSLYTPDLATYGSEDQFDHKAAEGFIYVWGLPTRIWAQKTR, encoded by the coding sequence ATGGGTCGTGCCAAAAAGGTTGTTCTAGCATATTCTGGTGGAGTCGATACCTCCGTTTGCATTCCCTACCTCAAAAAAGAGTGGGGCGTAGAAGAGGTGATTACGTTAGCAGCAGATTTAGGTCAGGGAGATGAATTAGAACCAGTTCGAGAAAAAGCACTAAAATCGGGTGCAAGTGAATCCCTCGTGGCAGATGTGAAAGATAGCTTTATTAAAGACTATGCTTTTCCGGCAATTCAAGCTAACGCCCTCTATGAAAATCGCTATCCCCTAGGAACTGCCCTGGCTCGGCCGTTAATTGCTAAAATACTGGTCGAAGCTGCACAAAAATACGGTGCTGATGCGATCGCACACGGTTGCACTGGTAAAGGTAACGATCAGGTACGTTTTGATGTCTCCTGTGCTGCATTAAATCCCAACTTGAAGATTCTTGCACCGGCGCGGGAATGGGGGATGAGTCGAGAAGAAACCATCGCCTACGGTGAACAATTTGGGATTCCAGCCCCAGTGAAAAAGTCTTCTCCTTATAGTATTGATAAGAATTTACTTGGTCGTAGCGTTGAAGCTGGTGTGTTGGAAGATCCCCGATTTGAACCACCAGAAGAAATTTATGAAATGACTAAGGCGATCGCGGATACCCCCAATGAGCCAGAATATTTAGAGATTGGATTTACTCAAGGTCTTCCCACCACTCTCAATGGTGTAACTAAAAACCCTGTAGAGATGATTCAAGAACTGAATCAAGTAGTCGGAAATCATGGTGTCGGGCGCATTGACATGATTGAAAACCGCTTAGTGGGGATCAAATCACGAGAAATCTATGAATCCCCAGCGATGTTAGTGCTAATTCAAGCCCACAGAGATTTAGAAAGCCTCACCTTAACCGCAGATGTTAGCCATTACAAACGGGGAATTGAAGAAACCTATAGCCAAATGGTTTACAACGGTTTGTGGTACAGTCCACTCAAAGGTGCTTTAGATGCCTTTATTCAACAGACACAAGAACAAGTATCTGGAACTGTCCGCTTGAAACTTTTTAAAGGTAATGCAACGATAGTTGGACGGTGGAGTGATAATTCACTTTACACTCCTGATTTAGCCACCTACGGATCTGAAGACCAGTTTGACCACAAAGCAGCTGAAGGTTTCATTTACGTTTGGGGATTACCTACTCGTATTTGGGCGCAGAAAACTAGATAA
- a CDS encoding DedA family protein produces MSLELISLENIQEFAHHYGYWAIFLGILLENLGIPLPGETVTLVGGFLAGSNELNYWIVLGIAVSGAFIGGICGYWIGRLGGWSFLLQVGKIFRISEVRLLSIKEQFSQNAAKAVFFGRFFALLRIFAAPLAGIAEMPFRTFLVYNILGASAWASLMVTLAFFAGKIVSLEQLVAWVSQFAILALLILAALILIPLWLESRQVRE; encoded by the coding sequence ATGTCTCTTGAGTTGATTTCACTAGAAAACATCCAGGAGTTTGCCCATCATTACGGTTACTGGGCTATTTTTTTGGGAATATTGCTAGAAAACTTGGGCATTCCTCTTCCCGGCGAAACCGTAACCTTAGTGGGTGGCTTTCTAGCTGGTAGTAATGAATTGAATTACTGGATAGTTCTTGGTATTGCCGTGAGTGGTGCTTTCATTGGTGGAATTTGCGGCTACTGGATTGGTAGACTAGGCGGCTGGTCTTTTTTACTACAAGTCGGTAAGATATTTCGGATTAGTGAAGTGCGTTTGTTGAGTATTAAAGAGCAATTTAGTCAAAACGCAGCGAAAGCTGTATTTTTTGGCCGCTTTTTTGCTCTATTACGCATCTTTGCTGCACCACTAGCTGGTATAGCTGAGATGCCTTTCCGAACATTTTTGGTATACAACATTTTAGGAGCAAGTGCTTGGGCTAGTTTAATGGTGACGTTAGCCTTTTTTGCAGGTAAGATTGTTTCTCTTGAACAATTGGTAGCTTGGGTTAGTCAGTTTGCAATTTTAGCTTTACTCATACTTGCAGCTTTGATTCTTATCCCTCTGTGGTTAGAATCTCGCCAAGTTAGAGAGTAG
- a CDS encoding STAS domain-containing protein, translated as MTLTQELQVVLFKPQGSIDLQDGKAFSEKIAEIAPQPHQLWVIDLAAVDFMDSSGLVSLVKAITSARQNSCRLVLCNVQTPVRLILELTQLDSVFEIFDTYEDIVNGVSNDKLSLAS; from the coding sequence ATGACACTCACACAAGAATTGCAAGTGGTTTTGTTTAAGCCCCAGGGAAGCATAGACTTACAGGACGGTAAGGCTTTTAGTGAAAAGATAGCTGAAATTGCTCCTCAACCTCATCAACTCTGGGTAATTGATTTAGCAGCAGTAGACTTTATGGACAGTTCTGGGTTAGTTTCACTAGTTAAAGCAATCACGTCAGCAAGACAAAACAGTTGTCGTTTAGTTCTTTGCAACGTGCAAACTCCTGTACGGCTAATTTTAGAACTGACACAATTAGATTCAGTATTTGAGATTTTTGATACTTACGAAGATATTGTGAATGGGGTTAGTAACGATAAATTATCATTGGCAAGCTAA
- a CDS encoding RNA recognition motif domain-containing protein, whose amino-acid sequence MSIYIGNLSYQVTEDDLKRAFAEYGKVNRVQLPTDRETGRPRGFAFVEMETEAEESAAIEALDGAEWMGRDLKVNKAKPREERSPSRGGGGGSWGNNNRGGRH is encoded by the coding sequence ATGTCAATTTACATAGGTAACTTGTCCTATCAAGTTACAGAGGATGACCTGAAGCGTGCCTTTGCAGAGTATGGCAAGGTTAACCGCGTTCAGCTACCAACTGATCGTGAAACTGGTCGTCCTCGTGGTTTTGCCTTTGTAGAAATGGAAACAGAAGCTGAAGAAAGTGCGGCCATTGAAGCCCTTGACGGTGCTGAATGGATGGGGCGCGATCTTAAAGTTAACAAAGCTAAACCCCGTGAAGAAAGAAGTCCTTCCCGTGGTGGTGGTGGCGGTAGTTGGGGTAATAACAACCGTGGCGGTCGTCACTAG
- a CDS encoding trifunctional serine/threonine-protein kinase/ATP-binding protein/sensor histidine kinase → MLVLSDTFFPISGYRITEQIYCGGKTLVYRGVREQDQKSVVIKVMRNEYPSFNEIAQFRNQYTITKNLEIEGIIKPLSLENYRNGYALVMEDFGGISLQDWVQQNKGTEEYSLTLREFFPIAIAIVSILEKLHCDRIIHKDIKPANILINPSTLEVKLIDFSIATLLPREIQQFTNPNVLEGTLAYISPEQTGRMNRGIDYRSDFYSLGVTFFELLSGHLPFTSHDPMELVYCHIAKQPPLLENSEDIPQVVADIVMKLMAKNAEDRYQNAYGLKYDLEICCKQWQETGKIAPFELRTKDISDRFLIPEKLYGRQQEVATLLATFERVVRGATEIMLVAGFSGIGKTAVVNEIHKPIIRQQSYFIKGKFDQFQRDIPLSALVQAFRDLIGQILLENDVQIQQWRTKILSALGEQAQVIIDVIPELERIIGKQPKVAELSGVAIQNRFNLLFQRFLKIFNAKSHPLVIFLDDLQWADTASLKFIQFLMSQTNAVQENSYQLNHEIAENVWTPIFDGKPWTVEETENSDKTKGGLLLIGAYRSNEVTQTHPLCLTLQEIAKTGTIINHIDIAPLNQSNLNLLIADTLGCQEEIAVPLSQMVFAKTKGNPFFTTQFLNFLYHEGIIKINFDLGYWQYNLDKIKELALTDDVVEFMALQIEKLPRMTQNVLKLAACIGNEFDLKTLAIVHEKSVVDTASDIWKALHEGIILPQTELYKLFQDSNELSDVSIGQVATKAPGRNLQPPKYKFIHDRVQQAAYSLIPEDKRKEIHLKIGQLLLSNIPVAERKENIFQLVNQLNMAVELITDQIKCDELAEMNLVAGLKALASTAYAAAFKYLKTGIELLSDTSWKTKYELTLALHETAAEAAYLAGDFDQMEQLVQVVLLQATTLLEKVKVYEIKIQAYTSKNRLLEAIAIAREALNHFGVYFPKQPNESDIQQKLAETAVLLAGKTIDDLTNLPLMTSANEMAIVRIASSMIPPTFIADTWLFPLVILSQINLSIHYGNSPLSAFSYACYGILLSDINQDIIASNEIGKLALALVERFGNKDIKTRTYFVIGAFIFHQKSHIRETLPLLLEGYKSGLETGNVEFVGYCAMKICQHSYFIGKVITEIEKEINSYSCVLENFQQITTLNYCQIFLQSILNLLGKGEKICITSGEAYNEEQSLKHLIEANDIQGIHYLYLNKLILSYLFGNFQEAQDNAIKSREYLAGGTGFITVPIFYFYDSLTALVIYLETQPDQDNLLRQVADNQVKLCNWAHHAPMNYLHKYYLVEAERYRVVGKYIEAIDYYERSIKLAKEHKFIHEEALANELAAKFYLEWGKPKIAQSYLTDAYYCYSRWGAKTKVDDLVKHYPQLLAPIFQKEKLLLHQFEQITSPSYQSLSSLNIQQTVIGSQTSISHSLDLASIIKASQALSGEIELEKLLTTLMQVVMENAGASKSALILNDSDNFNLTVTAVSTSSTSIPILTELSSILVEHSSDIPITLINYVKRTKEIFVTDNANTVVLLASDRYIIHKQPQSLLCIPIINQGKLLGILYLENHLTTGAFTSDRIQILKLLTTQAAISLENAILYESLATANQHLEEQNHTLEKKVAERTQELQQKNQALQQTLQELQRTQTQLIQSEKMSSLGQMVAGIAHEINNPINFIHGNIDHASKYVQDLLDLIAAYQHEYPHPSNLVKQKASEIDVNFLSQDFLDILASMKAGSSRISNIILGLRNFSRLDESEIKPVDIHEGIENTLMILQHRLTKKSHRPEIQVIREYSQIPLVNCYASQLNQVFMNILNNAIDALEESIVQNSGKLTRPTIHIRTQLSNSNTLQMRIADNGLGMTAAVQQKIFDPFFTTKPVGSGTGLGLSISYQVIVEKHKGNLTCISTLGEGTEFIIEFPI, encoded by the coding sequence ATGCTAGTATTATCCGATACATTCTTTCCTATTTCTGGATATCGCATAACAGAACAAATTTATTGTGGTGGCAAAACCCTGGTTTATCGGGGTGTTAGAGAACAAGACCAAAAATCGGTCGTGATCAAAGTGATGCGGAATGAGTATCCTAGCTTCAACGAAATTGCTCAATTCCGTAATCAGTACACAATTACTAAAAATTTAGAGATTGAAGGGATAATTAAACCTCTTAGTTTAGAAAACTATCGTAACGGCTATGCCCTAGTCATGGAAGACTTTGGTGGTATTTCACTCCAAGACTGGGTTCAGCAGAATAAAGGTACAGAAGAATATAGTTTAACTCTCAGAGAATTTTTCCCCATTGCGATCGCCATAGTATCTATATTAGAAAAATTACATTGCGATCGCATCATCCATAAAGACATCAAACCAGCCAATATCCTCATCAACCCCAGCACTCTGGAAGTGAAACTGATTGACTTTAGTATTGCCACTCTCCTACCAAGAGAAATCCAACAATTCACAAATCCCAATGTTTTAGAAGGGACACTAGCTTATATATCCCCTGAACAAACAGGTAGGATGAATAGGGGTATCGACTACCGTAGTGATTTCTATTCTTTGGGTGTGACATTTTTTGAACTTCTGAGTGGACACTTACCCTTCACTTCTCATGACCCAATGGAGTTGGTTTACTGTCACATTGCTAAACAGCCACCACTTTTAGAAAATAGCGAAGATATTCCGCAAGTAGTTGCCGATATTGTCATGAAACTGATGGCTAAAAATGCTGAAGACCGCTATCAGAATGCCTATGGACTCAAATATGATTTAGAAATTTGCTGTAAGCAATGGCAAGAAACTGGCAAGATTGCCCCCTTTGAGTTGAGAACTAAGGATATTTCCGACCGTTTTCTCATCCCTGAAAAACTTTATGGTCGTCAACAAGAAGTTGCAACCTTACTGGCAACTTTTGAGCGTGTAGTCAGAGGAGCAACAGAAATCATGTTAGTTGCGGGATTCTCTGGTATTGGCAAAACTGCTGTAGTTAACGAAATTCACAAACCTATTATCCGACAGCAGAGTTATTTTATTAAAGGAAAATTTGACCAATTTCAACGTGATATTCCCTTATCAGCACTAGTGCAAGCTTTTCGTGATTTAATTGGGCAAATACTTTTAGAAAATGATGTGCAAATTCAGCAATGGCGAACCAAGATTTTGTCAGCTTTAGGTGAACAAGCTCAGGTAATTATTGATGTAATTCCTGAACTAGAAAGGATTATTGGTAAACAGCCAAAGGTTGCTGAACTCTCTGGTGTTGCTATTCAAAATAGATTTAATCTCTTATTTCAAAGATTTCTGAAAATATTTAATGCTAAATCTCATCCCTTAGTAATATTTCTAGATGACTTGCAATGGGCTGACACAGCTTCTTTAAAATTTATTCAGTTCTTAATGAGTCAAACTAATGCAGTTCAAGAAAATTCTTATCAATTGAATCATGAAATTGCAGAGAATGTATGGACACCCATCTTTGATGGCAAACCCTGGACAGTAGAGGAAACTGAGAATAGTGATAAAACTAAGGGTGGTTTGCTACTGATTGGTGCATATCGTAGTAATGAAGTTACTCAGACACATCCACTTTGTTTGACATTACAGGAAATCGCTAAAACGGGAACTATAATTAATCATATTGATATAGCTCCTTTAAATCAAAGCAATTTAAATCTTTTAATTGCTGACACCCTTGGTTGTCAAGAAGAAATTGCTGTTCCTCTCAGCCAAATGGTGTTTGCTAAAACCAAAGGTAATCCTTTTTTTACTACCCAATTTCTGAATTTTTTATATCATGAGGGCATAATTAAAATTAATTTTGATTTGGGTTATTGGCAGTACAATCTTGACAAAATCAAGGAATTAGCTCTCACAGATGATGTTGTAGAATTCATGGCACTACAAATCGAGAAATTGCCACGAATGACTCAAAATGTACTGAAACTGGCAGCTTGTATTGGTAATGAATTTGATTTAAAGACTCTAGCGATCGTACACGAAAAATCTGTAGTAGATACAGCATCTGATATATGGAAAGCATTACATGAAGGGATAATATTACCTCAAACAGAGCTTTATAAACTATTTCAAGATAGTAATGAGTTATCTGACGTTTCTATTGGACAAGTCGCCACAAAAGCACCAGGGAGAAACTTACAACCACCTAAGTATAAATTTATTCATGATCGAGTCCAACAAGCTGCTTATTCTTTGATTCCTGAAGATAAAAGAAAAGAAATTCATTTAAAGATTGGGCAACTACTGTTGAGTAATATTCCTGTTGCAGAAAGAAAAGAAAATATTTTTCAGCTAGTCAATCAGTTAAATATGGCCGTGGAGCTAATCACAGATCAGATTAAATGTGATGAATTAGCTGAGATGAATTTAGTTGCTGGACTTAAAGCTTTAGCATCCACAGCTTATGCAGCAGCATTTAAATATTTAAAGACGGGAATTGAACTACTTTCAGATACTAGTTGGAAAACAAAATATGAACTAACTCTAGCATTGCACGAGACAGCAGCAGAAGCAGCTTACTTGGCTGGTGACTTTGACCAGATGGAGCAATTAGTTCAGGTTGTGTTGTTACAAGCTACAACACTGCTAGAGAAAGTAAAAGTTTATGAAATCAAAATTCAAGCTTATACTTCAAAAAATCGCTTGTTAGAGGCGATCGCGATCGCACGGGAAGCATTAAACCACTTTGGCGTGTATTTCCCAAAACAGCCCAATGAGTCGGATATTCAGCAAAAACTGGCAGAAACTGCTGTGCTACTTGCAGGTAAAACTATTGATGATTTAACCAACCTGCCGTTAATGACTTCTGCTAATGAAATGGCAATTGTGCGTATCGCATCGAGCATGATTCCACCAACTTTTATTGCTGATACTTGGCTATTTCCGTTGGTTATTTTGTCGCAAATTAATTTATCAATTCATTATGGCAATTCACCTTTATCAGCATTTTCTTATGCCTGTTACGGTATTTTATTAAGCGACATAAATCAAGATATAATAGCATCTAATGAAATCGGTAAATTAGCTTTAGCTTTAGTTGAAAGATTTGGTAACAAAGATATTAAAACCAGGACTTATTTTGTTATAGGAGCATTTATTTTTCATCAAAAGTCTCATATTAGAGAAACATTACCACTATTATTAGAAGGCTATAAAAGTGGATTAGAAACTGGAAATGTTGAGTTTGTTGGTTACTGTGCTATGAAAATATGCCAACATTCTTATTTTATAGGTAAAGTAATTACAGAGATAGAAAAAGAAATAAATTCTTACTCTTGCGTACTGGAAAACTTTCAGCAAATAACCACCTTAAATTATTGTCAAATTTTTCTTCAATCTATATTAAATTTGCTAGGTAAAGGAGAAAAAATATGTATAACTTCAGGTGAAGCTTACAATGAAGAGCAATCCCTAAAGCATTTGATAGAAGCAAATGATATCCAGGGAATACACTACTTATATTTAAACAAGCTTATCCTTTCTTACTTATTTGGCAACTTCCAGGAAGCACAAGATAATGCTATCAAAAGCAGGGAGTATTTAGCCGGTGGTACGGGATTTATTACTGTACCAATTTTTTATTTTTACGATTCTCTAACAGCTTTAGTAATATATTTAGAAACACAACCTGATCAAGATAATTTGCTCAGACAAGTAGCAGATAACCAAGTAAAGTTGTGTAATTGGGCGCACCATGCCCCGATGAATTATTTACATAAATATTATTTAGTAGAAGCTGAACGTTATCGTGTTGTTGGCAAATATATTGAAGCAATTGATTATTATGAACGTTCAATTAAGCTTGCTAAAGAACATAAGTTTATTCATGAAGAAGCTTTAGCTAACGAATTAGCAGCTAAGTTCTATTTAGAATGGGGTAAACCTAAAATAGCTCAAAGCTACTTAACTGATGCCTATTATTGCTATAGTCGTTGGGGTGCAAAAACCAAAGTTGATGATTTAGTAAAACACTATCCCCAATTACTAGCTCCCATATTTCAGAAAGAAAAATTACTTCTGCATCAGTTTGAGCAAATTACCTCTCCTAGCTATCAATCTCTATCAAGCTTAAACATTCAGCAAACAGTAATAGGCTCACAAACCAGTATTTCCCATTCTCTAGATTTAGCCAGTATCATCAAAGCATCTCAAGCCCTATCTGGGGAAATTGAGTTAGAAAAATTGCTGACTACTCTCATGCAAGTTGTGATGGAAAATGCAGGAGCTTCTAAATCTGCATTGATTTTGAATGATAGTGACAATTTTAATTTAACTGTCACAGCAGTCAGCACCAGTTCTACTTCTATACCTATTTTGACTGAGTTATCGTCAATTCTTGTAGAGCATAGTAGCGATATTCCTATTACTTTAATTAACTATGTCAAACGTACAAAAGAAATCTTCGTTACTGATAATGCCAATACTGTGGTTCTTTTAGCTAGCGATCGCTATATTATCCATAAGCAACCCCAAAGCCTATTGTGCATACCAATTATTAATCAAGGTAAACTGCTAGGTATTCTTTACCTAGAGAATCATCTTACCACAGGTGCGTTTACAAGCGATCGCATCCAAATTCTCAAACTCCTGACTACCCAAGCTGCCATATCTCTAGAAAATGCCATCCTCTACGAAAGTTTAGCTACAGCCAATCAACACTTAGAAGAACAAAATCATACCCTAGAGAAAAAAGTTGCAGAGAGAACTCAAGAACTCCAGCAAAAAAATCAAGCTTTACAGCAAACCTTACAGGAGTTACAACGCACCCAAACCCAACTAATACAAAGTGAAAAAATGTCTTCTTTGGGGCAAATGGTGGCGGGAATTGCTCATGAAATTAATAATCCCATTAATTTTATTCATGGCAATATTGATCATGCCAGTAAGTATGTGCAAGATTTACTGGATTTAATTGCTGCTTACCAGCACGAATATCCACATCCCTCAAATTTAGTGAAGCAGAAAGCCTCCGAGATAGATGTTAATTTCTTATCCCAAGATTTTCTGGATATTCTCGCATCTATGAAGGCAGGAAGTTCACGGATCAGTAATATTATTTTAGGTTTACGGAATTTTTCTCGCCTAGATGAATCAGAAATTAAACCTGTAGATATTCATGAAGGCATCGAAAATACTTTGATGATTTTACAGCATCGACTCACGAAAAAGAGTCATCGTCCAGAAATACAAGTAATTAGGGAATATTCACAAATACCCTTAGTTAATTGTTATGCTAGTCAACTAAATCAAGTATTTATGAATATTCTGAATAATGCCATCGATGCTTTAGAAGAATCGATAGTTCAAAATTCTGGAAAATTAACTAGACCAACAATTCATATTCGCACTCAATTATCTAATTCAAATACGCTACAGATGCGTATTGCTGATAACGGTTTGGGGATGACAGCAGCAGTTCAGCAGAAAATATTTGATCCATTTTTTACTACCAAGCCTGTAGGAAGTGGTACAGGTTTAGGTTTGTCTATTAGTTATCAAGTCATTGTAGAAAAACACAAGGGCAACTTAACTTGTATTTCCACATTAGGAGAAGGAACTGAGTTTATTATCGAGTTTCCGATTTAG
- a CDS encoding class I SAM-dependent methyltransferase, which translates to MLLKPDQRLKLDDTNDKLFYAYPRFVTHVDEGFIQQLTDLYRERLKPNTRILDMMSSWVSHLPDEMQFTHVEGHGLNAEELARNPRLNHYFVQNLNDNPAIPLPDQDFDAVINCVSVQYLQYPEAIFAEIHRILKPGGVAIFSFSNRMFFQKAIQAWRDASELGRVKLVKGYFACVPGFTTPEIIVRQSTAPNFLQWLGVTGGDPFYAAIAYREK; encoded by the coding sequence ATGTTGCTAAAACCAGATCAACGCCTCAAATTAGACGATACAAACGATAAGCTGTTTTATGCCTATCCCCGCTTTGTCACCCATGTCGATGAAGGTTTTATCCAACAGCTAACAGATTTATATAGAGAAAGACTTAAACCCAACACCCGCATCCTAGATATGATGAGCAGTTGGGTGTCTCATTTACCAGATGAGATGCAATTTACCCATGTTGAGGGACACGGACTCAACGCCGAAGAATTAGCACGGAATCCTCGGTTAAATCACTACTTTGTCCAGAATCTTAACGACAATCCGGCTATACCCCTACCAGATCAAGATTTTGATGCTGTAATTAATTGCGTTTCTGTACAATACTTACAATATCCAGAAGCCATCTTTGCCGAAATTCACCGCATCCTGAAACCTGGTGGTGTGGCAATTTTTAGCTTTTCTAATCGGATGTTCTTTCAAAAGGCGATTCAAGCTTGGCGGGATGCTTCCGAACTAGGGCGAGTAAAACTAGTCAAAGGCTACTTTGCTTGCGTACCCGGATTCACTACCCCAGAAATCATTGTGCGTCAATCTACAGCACCTAATTTCTTGCAGTGGTTAGGGGTAACTGGGGGAGATCCGTTTTATGCTGCGATCGCTTACCGAGAGAAATAA
- a CDS encoding ArnT family glycosyltransferase has translation MLYKLPFLQPIWRQISLSATFPYVSLLIWTIPLLLFSSGENSVMAHDEGLYAWRARQMFDADDWIAPWGNAHHKTPGPYWLIGIFYKLLGISEFSTRLPNIILGIFCLLLTYEIGKIMLGKKLAWLAAAILSVTFLWLQYCRLGTPDIPTVFLVLLAIYAFIQAEIYPKYRYIWGFIAGLSLSLGFLMRSFMIFLPTVALLPYLVIKHRRHRHLTNPFLYVGLIVGLIPTFVWLWFNWQRYGNNSFAALFGFVLELGSQERGGNGIIFYLWNVPLKAFPWAFFSILGLFLVIRRPIRNYQLILVGFPAVLFAQLSIFSTRLSHYSLTLYPFIAFFAAIGLDWLGRIYQLGYVNRKPLLQKGNIPRTLSYACGLLGLLLVLASIVAFAWGDRKYSTLGLILGFSWLIVPVIWISRYHLGCKFLTAGYWIAGLLIPCWLGLAVAGGFGLLGDYNPAYRTFFQKPAIASILQNYPIYFVQLGGKNAVLLRFYTPVHGQKVETIAQVPPSSYAWVYKQPSSQISPPHRVIGSIQDYQLIQILPYK, from the coding sequence ATGTTGTATAAACTACCTTTCTTACAACCTATTTGGCGACAAATCAGCCTATCCGCGACATTCCCTTACGTTAGCTTGCTAATTTGGACAATCCCCTTATTACTCTTTAGTTCTGGGGAGAACAGCGTCATGGCGCATGATGAGGGGCTTTATGCTTGGCGCGCCCGTCAGATGTTTGATGCTGATGACTGGATCGCACCCTGGGGGAATGCTCATCATAAAACCCCTGGGCCATATTGGTTAATTGGCATATTTTATAAATTATTAGGAATTAGTGAATTTAGCACCAGATTACCTAACATAATATTGGGGATTTTTTGCCTATTATTAACATACGAAATTGGCAAAATTATGCTAGGTAAAAAATTAGCTTGGCTAGCTGCTGCTATTTTAAGTGTGACATTTCTCTGGTTACAATACTGTCGCTTAGGTACTCCTGATATCCCAACTGTTTTTTTGGTACTTTTAGCTATTTATGCTTTTATTCAAGCAGAAATATATCCTAAATATAGATATATTTGGGGTTTTATTGCTGGGTTAAGTTTAAGCTTAGGCTTCTTGATGAGAAGCTTCATGATTTTTCTCCCAACTGTAGCTTTATTACCATATTTAGTTATTAAACATCGCCGTCATCGTCATTTAACTAACCCATTTTTGTATGTAGGTTTAATTGTAGGTTTAATCCCGACATTTGTATGGTTATGGTTTAATTGGCAACGCTACGGTAATAATAGTTTTGCGGCTCTATTTGGTTTTGTTTTAGAGTTGGGTTCTCAAGAACGTGGTGGTAATGGCATAATATTTTACTTGTGGAATGTCCCTTTAAAAGCTTTTCCTTGGGCATTTTTTAGTATTTTGGGATTATTTTTAGTTATCCGCCGCCCTATTCGTAACTATCAACTTATACTTGTTGGGTTTCCTGCTGTTTTATTTGCCCAATTGAGTATTTTCTCCACTCGTTTATCTCACTACAGTCTCACCCTTTATCCTTTTATCGCCTTTTTCGCAGCGATAGGTTTAGATTGGTTGGGGAGAATTTATCAGTTAGGATATGTCAATCGAAAGCCTCTATTGCAAAAGGGCAATATTCCCCGGACTCTGAGTTATGCTTGTGGCTTACTCGGTCTTTTATTGGTACTCGCATCCATAGTTGCATTTGCTTGGGGCGATCGCAAATATTCAACTCTCGGTTTGATTTTGGGTTTCAGTTGGTTAATTGTGCCTGTAATCTGGATCAGTCGTTACCACTTGGGTTGCAAGTTTCTCACGGCTGGTTATTGGATAGCTGGTTTGTTAATTCCCTGCTGGTTAGGTTTAGCTGTTGCTGGTGGCTTTGGTTTATTGGGTGATTATAACCCTGCTTACAGGACTTTTTTCCAAAAACCTGCGATCGCTTCTATTTTACAAAACTATCCCATATATTTTGTGCAATTAGGTGGTAAGAATGCTGTGCTACTCCGGTTTTATACTCCTGTTCACGGTCAAAAAGTAGAAACAATTGCCCAAGTACCGCCCTCTAGCTATGCTTGGGTTTACAAACAACCATCTTCTCAAATATCCCCTCCACACCGGGTAATCGGATCAATACAAGACTACCAGTTAATCCAAATCTTACCCTACAAATAA